Genomic window (Ureibacillus composti):
AATCTCAGAGATATTATCAAAATAATTTTTAAAGTCATAAGTAAACATTTCCCAACTAACATGCTCTTTAGTAAATATTGAAATATTAAGTTGGTTTATCCAACTATAGAAGAAACCAATAAATGACATAAACATTAAGAAGGTAACTAAATGAATCAAAGCTTCTAACAATGTGAAACCATTTTGGTTCAATTTGTCTATTCTCCAGGATCGATACACTTTTCCCTAACCTCATCTAAGTTAATATATTCAATGCAGATTTGTGTTCCGTCGTAATTCCAATCATACTTAACTCCCTCAATCGTTTCAGAACCAGAAAAAATAGTTGCATTCAACACTATTTTCGCAGCTTGATAACCTACCTCAGAAGCATGTAGTTCAAGTTTTTCATTATTTAATGTGCTTAACATTTGATAGCTTAAAGGTATCAATGAGATAAATACCGTGAGAAGTATGACTAAAGTTAACAATGTTTCAACCAATGAAATACCTTTATCATTCAACAAATTTCATCCGACCTTTTTCAATATAAATCATTAATTCTTTTGTACCGTGGGGTGTATAAAAAATGAGTTTCCCAAAACGAAGAATATCGCCAACTGATGTAAATGTTATGATTTTCAAGTTACTATATTTATTAAATGTAATACCATCTGGGAAATTTCTCTTTATGAAAGGATCTGTTGGTTGATGATAGACTCGATAATGGTTTTCCTCAAAGGAAACATAAGTAGTTTTTTTAGTTTCAATAGCATGAGATTGTATACTCTGTAAATCTAACAATAGTTGATTAAAAAACAGATCTGTTTCTTGCTTCTCTGTGTATTTAAATGATAGTTGGAAAATGACAGATGAAATCATTCCCAAAATGAACAAAACAAGTAACATTTCAATTAAAGTAAAACCCGCACTACTTTTTAATTTACTAATCATTATTTTCTAACTTACCAGTTGTATCCTCAGTCGGGTTACTTGAAACGGTTACCTTACCTGTGTCATCAATATTGACTGGATCTCCATTAGGACAAGTAGCTTCTACATCTTTACCTAAATACCCGTCAGTCTTTAACGTTGCAATAGAATCTGGATACTTCTTGTTGTCAATTTTATAGGCCTGTACCTGTCCTTGCACCATTTTAATATAGGCATCACAGCCCTTTTCATCGATTGATGTAAAATGTTTTGATACATTAGGAACCGTAATTAAAATTAACACAGAGATTATTAATAACACGATTAACATTTCCACTAGCGTAAATCCTTTTTCACTTTTTAACACGATTATGTTCACCTCTTAAATAATTTCAATAAGATTATACATAGGGAGAAGCACACTTAAATATGCTGCAATAATGCAGACTGCTATGAGGATAAAAAATAAAGGCTGAACAACTGCCACGCTCGTTTTGACGATGGATTGAAGCTTATCGTCTAGCAATTCACAATACAGTAACAATTCCCTCCCAAGATAGCCACTTTTTTCGCCATGCTTAATAAACTCATCAAACTTTGGAAAGAAGCACGACAAATTTAATGCAGCGTTTGACAAAGAATCTCCATATATAATACGCTTTTCAAGTTTGCTCATAATGTAGGACAGATGTAGATTTAATTGTTGTTGTTTAAGAATTTGAAGTGCTTGCTGTAATGAAAAACCGCTAACGATTAAATTTCCTAAAGACCGTCCAATAGTTCTCGTTAAGTGCAGTCTATAAAAGTAATTGACAATGGGAATTTTTAATAACAATGCAGACTGTGCCTCGACGGATTGTTTATTTAATCCATAGACGAAAAGTAGAACACAGAAAAATACCAGAATACCAAATATGAGGATAAAGTCTGGTAAATGTAGAAAGAGATTTGAGATCCAAAGACTTGAGAATTCATGATTAGTGGACCTTGAATTAATGATATTTTCAAGATTTGGGAGAAAAAATGTACGGAATGCAAGAAAGATCCCAAAAATAAAAATAAGCAATACTGTAGGATAAACTAAAAGTTTCCCCAATTTATTCCTCATCATTTCATTGAATTCCATTTGATTTGCTACATTTTTCAAAGCTAACTGAATCCCTCCACTATCTTCTGCAATTTTAATTGCAACCAAATAATGTTTTGGAATGGAAAAGCTTTGTAAAATATCGATTATTTGGCCACCTCCTCGAAATTTTTCATCAACATGATTTTTCCAATAGTCAACATCGTCTACATGATAAGGTAATAGCATTTGAATTGAATCTGAAAACGTATATCCTTCCTGAAGTAATATGCTTAGGCGTCTTAGTAACGATGATAGGTGATTTATTTTTTTTACTTTTTTTCTATAAAAAAGAAATGATCTTATATTAAGAAGTTGTTGATACATTGCTTTTATTCACCCCAACTGCCTGCACTTGGAACTGCAAAGTTTCTTGTAACGGAAGTTTGTACTCCTGTCCTCCCATCGCACTTGCTAATGCTTCATATAAATAAAGATCACTCAAGATCTCATAAATCGCTTTTCTTTCTTCAGATTGTCCAACTTCAATTAAGCATTGTGCGGCAATGCCAATAAGTGCTTGTCTAATTTCTTCAATTGAAACACCTAAGTCCATTAATCGATATAGACAGTTCACAGAATCTTTCGCATGTATTGTTGATAACACTAAGTGGCCAGTTAATGCAGCTTCAATTGCTATATTCGCAGTTTCCCTATCACGAATTTCCCCTATCATAATAACGTCAGGAGAGTGACGTAAAATCGCTCTTAGTCCAGCAGCATAAGTGATACCCGCTCTTTCATTTACTTGTATTTGAAGCAGATGAGATTGACTACTTTCCACAGGATCCTCTAATGAAATTACATGTCTGGCCAGTGTTTCACTACAATAATTGACTAATGAATATAGCGAGGTCGTTTTACCTGAACCTGTTGCACCACAAAATAATAAAAGCCCCTGACGACTATGAACAAGATTCAATAATTTTTCTGCTTTTTTAGGATGGTAACATAAGGAGGAAATTGGATAGGAGGAATTTTGAAGCATTAACCGAATGACAAGACTTTCTCTTTGGAAAACTGAAGGTAGAGTTGAAACACGAAATGCATATATTTTTTGCAGAAATTCCTTATGAAAAGAACCACTTTGAGGTTTTCGTTTTTCTCCGATATCTAATGAAGATAAAAATTTAAAGAAACTGATCATACGATCTCCAATTTCAAAGGGAAGATCACCCGCAGGAAATAACTTTCCATATTTTCTAAAATGGATTATAAACTTTTCTTTCGTAGGAACAAGATGCAGGTCTGACGCACCAAAGTGCAATGCCTTCAGTAATAATTGTTCACTTTTACTTTCCACTACTGATTCCATTTCCATCATTCATCACCTCATTTTTTAAATTACGTGACCGCAAATCGTAACTAAGGAAAGTATAAGATGATAAATTGGATAAGAAAACCTTATCCCTCATATTTTTTATTTGGGCGCCTTAAAGATATTGAAACACAAAACTTCATCTTAATTGATAAATATTTTCATTCATACCTACCATTTCTCACTCAGAAAAGATAAAATAAAATTACAAGTTCTGTAATATTAAACCAATAAGGAGGTGGAATTTGTTGATACATCCATTAAAGGTGACAAGCACTTTGGCAGATAAGACTCGCTATCAGATTTACGAATATATGTTACAACAAAAAAAGTATTTTACAGTTCAAGATATCGCTACACAATTCGATATTCACCCAAATGTTTCTAGACTTCATTTAACAAAGCTGGCAGAAATTAATTTAATTACAGCGGATTATGTCAAAACTGGTAAGGGAGGACGCCCTGGACGAGTTTATAAGGCATCAGAGGAAGGAATTGTTCTAAGTTTTCCTAAACGAGACGAAGGCCATTTACTGAAGTGGACGTTACAAATAATTAAGGATTATGGTTCAGAAGCATTAGAAAAAGCAAAAGCAATTAGTTATCAAGATGGTTTTGAAAATGTAAAAGAAACTTTCATCAAAGAAAAAATAACGAAAAATAGCTTAGACTTTAATAATAAGTTAAATATATTAGCAAATGCTTCTTCGATGATAGGATATTTCCCTCAAATTAGTGAAACAGATCAAGGAAAGAAAATTATCTTTACAATCTATAATTGTCCATTCAGAAACCAAATTCAAGAATATAATGAAATTGTTTGTGCTTTACATGAGGCATATTTACAAGGTCAAATAGACGCTTTATTCTCTGAAAACGAATTACTCCAAACAGAAAGCATGGTTCACGATTGTGAGCTTTGTCAGTATAAAATTCTCATTCAAGAACCATCATTACTATAGCTACCAATTGTTTGTCACAAATAATATGAGAAGTAGCAGTTTACATTATTATTGGAAATCATTTATAATAGTAATGATATTATGCGTCGCATGGCAAAAGGAGGGAATCTTCATGGGCAATATGTATAAAGTTATGGCTTTCTGGACAGGTATTTTTGCCGTTATGTTCTACCTTGGTGATATGTACGAGGTTTCGCTATTATTCGTTGGTAATTCTGTATTATTCCTTTTATTAGGCTTATTAAACCTTTCAGAACGTATGTACATGTACATTTTCGGTGCGTATTTAACAGTTTTCTTTGCAGGATTTACGTACTATACTACCTTCATTCACGTACCAGGTGGAGGCCACTAATAAAAAACATCGACTGATTACCAGTCGATGTTTTTTTGAATGAATTTACAAAGATGTTAATTAAAAACCATGTAAAAATGGGTTCATTTCCATTTCTACTCCAGGTGTTGTATAGTCACCGTGTCCTGGATAAATAATTGTATCTTCAGGAAGGATTAATAACTTTTCATGAATTGATTTTAAGAGCACTTCCATTGAGCCACCAATTAAATCCGTTCTTCCTATACTTCCTTCAAACAACGTATCTCCTACAATAGCAAAACTATCATTTTCAAAAATATAAGACACACTACCAGGTGAATGTCCAGGTGTAAAAACAGCTTTGAAAGTAAAATCTTTAATTTCAAATATTTGTTCGTTTCGTATGATATGTTCTTTTTCAGGCAATCCTACAATGTAGTTGGGCAGTTCCGCATATTTTGCAGATCCATTTTTCGACGGATCTGAAAGCCAGCTAACTTCTTTTTCATGGACAAATAATGGCAAATTAAACGTTTTTCTTAAATCATCAACTGCACCGATATGATCAAAATGTGTGTGCGTTAAGAAAATTGCTAGAGGATTTAAATTACTTTTTCTTACTTCTTTTATTATTCGGTCTGATTCTTCCCCTGGATCGAATATAATACATTCCTTTTGCTTATTACTAACGATATAACAGTTTGTTTGAACTGGTCCTAAACTAAAAGATTTTACATTCAACAACTTTATCACCTCAGGGAATATTATACATGGAAGTAGTTAAAATAAAAATTATAAATGTCCGTTCTATTAAAATGCAAGAATTTTCCTCGACAAAAGAAGTTAGGTGCTTTAAAATAAAGAAGGAATATTGTTTACGACATTCATTTTTCTAATGTCGAAAGGAGTGTTTTTTTAATGAACTTATTAATGGTTATTTTTGCTTTGATAGCAATCCTTTCAGTTGTTAGTGTATTCCGTTCTATTAAAGAAAAAAATATTCTTTCTTTAATTTTTGGTGTTGCAGCCGCTGCAATTTTCGGTTGGTTCGTCATCATGACTGTTTTAAATCAAGGTTATCCACCAAAATTACACTAATTAGCTTAAAAAAACGAGGGGCCTTTTTACCCCTCGTTTTTTTATTTATCATAATAAAAAGACGTAGCGAGGGCTACGTCTTTTATATTTATTCTAATGATTCATGTTTTAAATTACCTGTTTCTTCATCATAGAAACGTAATAGATCTCCATTTATGATTTTATCAGAATATTCAAGTTCAACAGATGCACGTTCAATATAAGGTTGACATGCTTCAATACCAATTTCTTCTCCTGTATCACGGTCATAACATACTTCACTCGCATATACGTACTGATCTGTTATAAATCGACCATCACGGAAAATCACAAAGTCTTCATGTTCTTCGGAGAACAAATCCGCACCTAATTGCATATCGTTCGATGTATCAATACCTAGCAGATGTAAGATAGTAGGTCTTAAATCAATTTGACCGGCTGTTTTATCTATTACTTCACCATCTCCTGAACCAGGTACATGGATAAATAATGGCACTGACTGAAGTAATGCACTGTCATAAGGTGTAATCTCTTCCTTATTTAAGTACATTGACATCGCCTTATTATGGTTTTCAGAAATACCATAATGATCACCGTACATTACAATAATTGAATTATCATATAAGCCTTTTTCCTTCAGTTCGTCAAAGAATACTTTTATCGATTCATCTAAATAACGAACTGTTTGGAAGTATCGGTTTAATGTACCCGAATTCGAATTATATTCAGGAATCATAATATCTTCTTCATCTAAATAAAACGGATAATGATTTGTTAACGTAATCATTCTTGAATAAAACGGTTGTGGCATTTCAGTCATTAAATCAACAGATTGCTCAAAGAATGGAATATCCTTCAAACCCCAGTTAACTGAATTTTCGTCTGTGACTTGATACGAGTCTAGATCATAGAATTTATCAATATTTAAAGATTTATAAATCATATCACGATTCCAAAACGATTTATTATTAGAGTGCATCACATTAGAAAAATAACCATTGTTACCTAAACTCTCTGCCATTGAATTATACGTATTTCCACCGTGGGTAAAAAATACTGCTCCACGTCCTAATCCAAATAAAGAGTTCTCTACTAAAAATTCAGCATCAGACGTCTTTCCTAACCCAGTTTGATGATAGAAGTCACTAAAATAATAAGTGTCTTTATCGCTAGTTAAAGAATTTAAGAATGGAGTTACAACTTCCCCATTCATTTCATTATTGATTACGAAGCTTTGTAAAGATTCTAATTGAACAAGAATTATATTTCTTCCTGCATATTTACCAAACATGTCTTCATTCACAGATGCTTGATTGGCTTGAACATAGTTATCAACTTCTACTAGCTCACTACCATCAGCTAATGCGCGTTGAGCAGATGATTTTGATTGGATATATATATCATATAAATGATAATTATATGTCCCAATATTTTTCACTAATAGTTCTCGGTCAAAACTACGTGTTAATAATTGTGGACGTTCACTTTCAGCTAATCCTAAGTTCAAGAATAATACCGCAAGAGAGAGTACAAAATAAGCACGGCGTACTTGTTTACGGACTTCCATTTTACCTTCAAATTTTGGCATAAACTTAATTACTACTAGTAATAGGATAATATCGACAAAATAGAGAATATCTGTCCAAGTGATAATTTCACTAATCGAAGTACCTAATTCACCAAAATTACTTGTTTGAAACAAAACAGGTAAAGTTATAAAGTCATTATAGAAACGATAAAACCCAACGTTAGCAAAAAGGACAATTGATAAAAGAGTACTAACCGTAATAATATAACGATTTCTTGCTTTTGACGTTTTTAAGAATAACGATAAACCATAAATAAAAAGTAAAAAACTAAGAGGATTGATTAGTAAAATCAATTCCTGCATTGGATTTTCGATTTTCATATCAAAACTTGTATGGTATACAATCGCTGTTTTAATCCATGTAGCAATAATTGCTAGAGCTAAAATCGAATGTTTAGGCCATTTAACTGATTTCATTCCTAACATCCTCCTAAGATTACAAAAATTAACGTAGAATAACTAATTTACAAATTTTTTACAAAAACTTAAAACAAAATATATCTTAATCTTTTTTACAAAAATATGCAAGGAAAACATAAACAGCTTTACAATTAATAGGAACGTACCCTAACAATCTTAAAATCTCCTACTAACTATTTACGTCTTTTTTACAAAAAGGTTCCCAAAATAAAACAGCGGAAAAAATTCCACTGTATGCATTAGTTTACATTAAGTTTTAAAGTCGAAAGTAATGTTTACTATAACAACTTATTATAATCAAATCAATAATCAATTTTTACCAGATTTGATTTTTGTTGCTTCTTGGCGTATTAATAATAACGCCATTTGATAATCCTTTGTATCCATTACTCTTGCCTTATAAAGTTCTCTTATTTCATCTTCCATTAATATAAGATCACCTATTCGATCTCTTGTATAGATGTATGTACCATACTGTTTCAATAAATCATATATATCCTTCATCGATTTCATATGAACTCCCCTTTCAATTTCTCAGGCAATCAATACGATCTTGTTCTGTAATAATAATATCTACAGGTATATCATGTGCTTCTTTTGGAACTTGATGAGTCAATTGCACTGTAAAAGCAAGAGAAATTAAAGTACCATCGTAGTTTTTTAAATAACGATCATAGTATCCTCCGCCGTAGCCAATACGAAATCCTCTAAAATCATATACAATTCCAGGTACGATTATTACATCAATTTCATGTCGATTGACCATTTGTGTTAATTCGATGATTGGTTCCTTTAAGTCCATGTACACTGTTTCTAATTGCTCGAAACTTGTAATTGCATAAAAAGTCATAGATCGATCTGAAGGGTCACATTTAGGAACAACCACTTTTTTTCCAAGACCCCATAGTTCTTCTATAATATTTAGTGTATCTACCTCAGGGTATTTAGATATAGTAAGAGCAATTGTTTTCGCTTCTTTAATAGACTTTTCTCTTAATAGACGTTCTTTTATATTTACAGAGAAATCTTGATGTTGCTCAATTGTCATTTCGGTTAAAGTGGTATTTACTTTTTTACGCATTTCTTTTTTGTTCATTCAGCATCACCTTAAGATTTATTGGAATTTAGAATAAATAATAAATATGTATATATTTAGCCGAAAATATGTAAAAAGCCAAAACCACAAGTGGTTTTGGCAATAATGAGCATTATTTTGTTTCACGGTGAAGAGTGACTTTCTTCTCGCGAGAGCAATATTTTTTGAATTCAAGACGCTCAGGATTGTTACGTTTGTTCTTTTTAGAAATGTAGTTACGTTCGCCACAATCTGTGCAAGCTAAAGTAATGTTTACGCGCATTATTAACCCTCCCACTCTATATTAAAAATTGTATTAATTGAGCATGATTTATACGACTAAATCATTATAACATAAACTCAGAAAAAATCTAGCATGATTTATAATTTGATTATGTTAAAATAATTAATAACCAAATTAATGGAGGACAGCACGTGGACTTATCAATCATCATAATGCTCGTTGGCATCTTTTGTATTATAGGGTCATTTTTCTTAAAGGATCCAGCAAAAAAAGTTGAAAAGGATTTAGAGGAATTATCCATAGGTATTTATCAAGAAACTAATGCACTCAAGAGAAGATTAAAGGTTGTAGAAGAAGAATTGTTACTTGACGCAAACTTTAAAATGGATACATCAAAAATTACAACAAATCCTAAAAATTCTTTCGACTCATATAAACAACCGACAGCTACAACTAAACACCCAATTAACTATTCAGGTTCGAATACTTCAAAACCGGTAAATGAAATTTTAGTAAGACAAGTCATTGAATTAAACAAACAAGGCTATCCCATTAATGAGATCAGTAAAATGTCAACTTTATCTGCAGAACAGATACATACAATACTAAGCGGTGAAGGAGGAAAACGATGAAACGCTCTTCCTTACGCGCTTTCGGTATTGCTTGTTTTATCATCGGATTGCTTTATGCCTTTAGTGAACAATGGAATATTCCATTCATTTCACAAGAAAAAAATACAAATTCAATAAAAAAATATGAAGAACAAATTGCTCAGCTTGAACAAAAACTTATCAACGCCAATAAACAAATTACTCAATTAAAAGAGCAATCATCAAAAAAGGAAAATCTACAAACCTCTGCCCCTTCTATTGAAAAAGATCATGAGATAGAAGGTAGCACTAGCACAAAAAATGGCGTTGTTTACGGTACGCTTTATATTTATTCTGGATTAAAACCAGCTGATGTTGCACAGAAATTAAAAGATATGGGCATTGTTTCAAACAGTGTTGAAATAGAGCTCTTCTTAGCACAACCGGAATATGCAAAAACAATACAAAAAGGACAGTTTGAATTAAATTCCACAATGAATGTAGAGGAGATTGCTAAGATCATTACTGGAGATTCAAATAAGTAGGTTGGAATAAATTTAGCTTTCCAACCTACTATCCTTTTTTAAAATAAGAGCGAACATACGATGCAAATTGTCTTGTTACGGCACTCATAAATCGATTAGTTTTATAAGCGACCCCTATTTCTCGTTTGCAATCATTTGCATCAACTTGAAGAATCTTCAAATTATATTGCTCAATTCCTTTAATTAACGGAATGAGCGATACGCCTAAACCACTTTCCACTAAACTTGCAACCGTATGAATTTCCTCACCTTCAAAGGCAACATTTAATTGAAAACCTTCTCTTCTATATAACTCATCAACTGTTTGACGCAAAGAATTCCCTTTTTTAATTGAGATAAATGGAAGTTCTGCAAATTCAGATAGTTTTACCTTATCTTTATTAGCTAATGGATGCTGACTTGGTACAATTAAAAATAACTCTTCATCCCAAAGCCTCTCCCATACCACATCATTATTTGTATCTAGTGAAGAAATTAAGCATAGATCAAGCTCACCTTGTTCAAGTTTTTTCATTAACTCACTTGAGTTACTTTGTGATAACTGAAATTTCATTTTAGGATACACTTTCTTCACATCTGTCATTAACGATGGTATCACTTCAAGTCCTAGTGTATGCATAAAACCAATTGACACTTCCCCTTGACCAGGGGCTACAAGATTCAGTAAGTCTTCTTTCGCTCGATCATATTCTTGCAAAATAAATTCAGTACGCTCCAAAAAAAATTTTCCGTAACGATTTAATTTAATCGACCGTCCATTTCGGTCAAAAAGTTCTACGCCTAGGGACTCTTCTAATAATGAAATTGATTTACTTAATGCTGGTTGAGTTATATGTAAATCAGCTGCTGCACGAGACATATTTTCATACTTAGCAACTGTTCTAAAATAATGAAGCGCGATAAAATCCATTTAGAGGACTCCTTATAACTTTTATTTATATATCAGATAAAAACAATGAATTATCTTTATGTACTTATTCTTATTATAATGAATTGAAATGGGATGTTCAAAAAAATGTCAAAATTAATTTAAAAAGAGGCGAGCCGTATGACCTACTTACAAAAGGGCACAAAACAGTTTACTTTGGCTAATTTAGCATTGTTTGCTGCAGGATTCATTACTTTTGCAAATCTATATATTACGCAACCACTGTTTCCACAGTTTTCAAAAGAATTTCATGTGTCACCAACTGTTGCTAGTCTTTCATTATCGGTTGCAACAGTCGCATTGTCATTTAGCTTAATTTTATTTGGCTCCTTGTCAGAGGCTTGGGGACGAAAAAAATTAATGACGATTTCAATTTTTGCAGCTTCTTTTCTAACAATCGCTTTAGCTTTCTCACCCTCATTTGAAATCTTAATCCTTTTAAGAATTGTTCAAGGATTTGTGTTTGCTGGCGTTCCAGCTATTGCTATGGCTTATTTAGGTGAAGAAGTTGACCCGGCAAGCTTAGGTGCTGCAATGGGCCTTTATATAAGTGGTAACTCCGTCGGTGGACTTGCAGGGCGAATTATTATGGGGACAGTTACCGACTTATATAATTGGCAAATTGGGATGATTTTTTTAGGATTATTAAGTTTAGTAATTTGTGCTTACTTTGTTTGGGCGTTGCCAGCTTCAAAACACTTCACACCTAGACCATTACAAATTAAATCACTATCGAAATCTTTATTTTCCCATCTAAAAGACCCTGGATTAGTTTGTTTATTTGGTATTGCCTTTACGCTTATGGGTGGCTTTGTAACGTTGTATAACTACATAAGTTATAAATTACTAGCCCATCCATATAATTTAAGTGCAACCATTGTAGGATGGATTTTTATAGTCTATTTAGTTGGGACATTTAGCTCAGCTTGGTTTGGTAGTCTTTCAGATAAATTCGGTCGACAAAAGGTATTATTTATAGGGATTATTATCATGTTTACAGGTGCATTACTTACATTACCTGTTCACCTTTTCATAAAAATATTAGGTATTGTCGTCTTTACTTTTGGATTTTTCGGTGCTCACTCAATTGCAAGTGGTTGGGTTAGTCGAAGAGCAAAAAGAGATAAAGCGCAAGCTTCCTCACTTTATTTATTCGCCTACTATTTTGGTTCTAGTGTTGGTGGAACAACCGGCGGCATCTTCTGGTCACACTGGGGCTGGAATGGAATAATTGCTTTTATCAGTTGTTTAATTATGACAGCCTTCTTCCTTACTGTTACAAT
Coding sequences:
- a CDS encoding LTA synthase family protein, producing MKSVKWPKHSILALAIIATWIKTAIVYHTSFDMKIENPMQELILLINPLSFLLFIYGLSLFLKTSKARNRYIITVSTLLSIVLFANVGFYRFYNDFITLPVLFQTSNFGELGTSISEIITWTDILYFVDIILLLVVIKFMPKFEGKMEVRKQVRRAYFVLSLAVLFLNLGLAESERPQLLTRSFDRELLVKNIGTYNYHLYDIYIQSKSSAQRALADGSELVEVDNYVQANQASVNEDMFGKYAGRNIILVQLESLQSFVINNEMNGEVVTPFLNSLTSDKDTYYFSDFYHQTGLGKTSDAEFLVENSLFGLGRGAVFFTHGGNTYNSMAESLGNNGYFSNVMHSNNKSFWNRDMIYKSLNIDKFYDLDSYQVTDENSVNWGLKDIPFFEQSVDLMTEMPQPFYSRMITLTNHYPFYLDEEDIMIPEYNSNSGTLNRYFQTVRYLDESIKVFFDELKEKGLYDNSIIVMYGDHYGISENHNKAMSMYLNKEEITPYDSALLQSVPLFIHVPGSGDGEVIDKTAGQIDLRPTILHLLGIDTSNDMQLGADLFSEEHEDFVIFRDGRFITDQYVYASEVCYDRDTGEEIGIEACQPYIERASVELEYSDKIINGDLLRFYDEETGNLKHESLE
- a CDS encoding LysR substrate-binding domain-containing protein, which codes for MDFIALHYFRTVAKYENMSRAAADLHITQPALSKSISLLEESLGVELFDRNGRSIKLNRYGKFFLERTEFILQEYDRAKEDLLNLVAPGQGEVSIGFMHTLGLEVIPSLMTDVKKVYPKMKFQLSQSNSSELMKKLEQGELDLCLISSLDTNNDVVWERLWDEELFLIVPSQHPLANKDKVKLSEFAELPFISIKKGNSLRQTVDELYRREGFQLNVAFEGEEIHTVASLVESGLGVSLIPLIKGIEQYNLKILQVDANDCKREIGVAYKTNRFMSAVTRQFASYVRSYFKKG
- the comGA gene encoding competence type IV pilus ATPase ComGA, which gives rise to MMEMESVVESKSEQLLLKALHFGASDLHLVPTKEKFIIHFRKYGKLFPAGDLPFEIGDRMISFFKFLSSLDIGEKRKPQSGSFHKEFLQKIYAFRVSTLPSVFQRESLVIRLMLQNSSYPISSLCYHPKKAEKLLNLVHSRQGLLLFCGATGSGKTTSLYSLVNYCSETLARHVISLEDPVESSQSHLLQIQVNERAGITYAAGLRAILRHSPDVIMIGEIRDRETANIAIEAALTGHLVLSTIHAKDSVNCLYRLMDLGVSIEEIRQALIGIAAQCLIEVGQSEERKAIYEILSDLYLYEALASAMGGQEYKLPLQETLQFQVQAVGVNKSNVSTTS
- the comGD gene encoding competence type IV pilus minor pilin ComGD codes for the protein MISKLKSSAGFTLIEMLLVLFILGMISSVIFQLSFKYTEKQETDLFFNQLLLDLQSIQSHAIETKKTTYVSFEENHYRVYHQPTDPFIKRNFPDGITFNKYSNLKIITFTSVGDILRFGKLIFYTPHGTKELMIYIEKGRMKFVE
- a CDS encoding transcriptional regulator — protein: MLIHPLKVTSTLADKTRYQIYEYMLQQKKYFTVQDIATQFDIHPNVSRLHLTKLAEINLITADYVKTGKGGRPGRVYKASEEGIVLSFPKRDEGHLLKWTLQIIKDYGSEALEKAKAISYQDGFENVKETFIKEKITKNSLDFNNKLNILANASSMIGYFPQISETDQGKKIIFTIYNCPFRNQIQEYNEIVCALHEAYLQGQIDALFSENELLQTESMVHDCELCQYKILIQEPSLL
- a CDS encoding DUF2626 family protein; its protein translation is MGNMYKVMAFWTGIFAVMFYLGDMYEVSLLFVGNSVLFLLLGLLNLSERMYMYIFGAYLTVFFAGFTYYTTFIHVPGGGH
- a CDS encoding YqgQ family protein, coding for MKSMKDIYDLLKQYGTYIYTRDRIGDLILMEDEIRELYKARVMDTKDYQMALLLIRQEATKIKSGKN
- the rpmG gene encoding 50S ribosomal protein L33, with product MRVNITLACTDCGERNYISKKNKRNNPERLEFKKYCSREKKVTLHRETK
- a CDS encoding MBL fold metallo-hydrolase yields the protein MLNVKSFSLGPVQTNCYIVSNKQKECIIFDPGEESDRIIKEVRKSNLNPLAIFLTHTHFDHIGAVDDLRKTFNLPLFVHEKEVSWLSDPSKNGSAKYAELPNYIVGLPEKEHIIRNEQIFEIKDFTFKAVFTPGHSPGSVSYIFENDSFAIVGDTLFEGSIGRTDLIGGSMEVLLKSIHEKLLILPEDTIIYPGHGDYTTPGVEMEMNPFLHGF
- a CDS encoding 5-formyltetrahydrofolate cyclo-ligase encodes the protein MNKKEMRKKVNTTLTEMTIEQHQDFSVNIKERLLREKSIKEAKTIALTISKYPEVDTLNIIEELWGLGKKVVVPKCDPSDRSMTFYAITSFEQLETVYMDLKEPIIELTQMVNRHEIDVIIVPGIVYDFRGFRIGYGGGYYDRYLKNYDGTLISLAFTVQLTHQVPKEAHDIPVDIIITEQDRIDCLRN
- the comGC gene encoding competence type IV pilus major pilin ComGC, which gives rise to MIVLKSEKGFTLVEMLIVLLIISVLILITVPNVSKHFTSIDEKGCDAYIKMVQGQVQAYKIDNKKYPDSIATLKTDGYLGKDVEATCPNGDPVNIDDTGKVTVSSNPTEDTTGKLENND
- the comGB gene encoding competence type IV pilus assembly protein ComGB, whose translation is MYQQLLNIRSFLFYRKKVKKINHLSSLLRRLSILLQEGYTFSDSIQMLLPYHVDDVDYWKNHVDEKFRGGGQIIDILQSFSIPKHYLVAIKIAEDSGGIQLALKNVANQMEFNEMMRNKLGKLLVYPTVLLIFIFGIFLAFRTFFLPNLENIINSRSTNHEFSSLWISNLFLHLPDFILIFGILVFFCVLLFVYGLNKQSVEAQSALLLKIPIVNYFYRLHLTRTIGRSLGNLIVSGFSLQQALQILKQQQLNLHLSYIMSKLEKRIIYGDSLSNAALNLSCFFPKFDEFIKHGEKSGYLGRELLLYCELLDDKLQSIVKTSVAVVQPLFFILIAVCIIAAYLSVLLPMYNLIEII
- a CDS encoding DUF2759 domain-containing protein, producing MNLLMVIFALIAILSVVSVFRSIKEKNILSLIFGVAAAAIFGWFVIMTVLNQGYPPKLH